The sequence below is a genomic window from Deinococcus terrestris.
TGGAAACAGGCTGATATTCAGAAACAGATAGGTTGCCGGAACCGCGAACAGCAGCGAGTCGAGGCGGTCGAGGAAGCCCCCGTGCCCCGGCAGACTGCTGCCCGAATCCTTGGTCTTCAGCGCCCGCTTGATCAGGCTTTCCGACAGGTCCCCGAGCTGCGACGCACTCGCCACCAGAATGGAAAGCAGCAGGGCGTCGAGCGGCGAGCCGATCTGGGTGAGCTGGGTCATCGCCAGGACGATCACGAAGCTGAAAGCCAGGCCGCCGATGGCCCCCTCCACCGTCTTGCCGGGGCTGACCTCGGGAGCCAGCTTGCGCCGCCCGAAGAAGTGCCCGCCAAAGTAGCCGCCGATATCCGCCGCAAAGGTCGCCAGCAGCGGCAGCGCGAAGTACAGCAGGCCCGTCTCGCCGTCCGGGGTGTAGCGCAGGAGCAGGAAGTATCCCAGCAGCCAGGGGACATACAGCAGCCCGAACAGCGAATACACCACCCGCTCCAGCGGGCGCTC
It includes:
- a CDS encoding phosphatidate cytidylyltransferase gives rise to the protein MESLSTRVLTSVVGFAVVSAIVWIGWVALLPALVVLSVMGLFEYIRMLDRNDIDVRRVSLGVFGAAIIVASLPMIPAPPWEGGSWREVVLTAALGYILVMEVMRPGERPLERVVYSLFGLLYVPWLLGYFLLLRYTPDGETGLLYFALPLLATFAADIGGYFGGHFFGRRKLAPEVSPGKTVEGAIGGLAFSFVIVLAMTQLTQIGSPLDALLLSILVASASQLGDLSESLIKRALKTKDSGSSLPGHGGFLDRLDSLLFAVPATYLFLNISLFPR